From Kitasatospora sp. MAP12-44:
TTCAGGCACCGACATGACGTCCTGGCGAATCACCACCGACACGGGCAGCCCTCTGGGGTACATCGCGGTGAACACACCCCGCAGTACGAACGACCTGGTCTTTCCTGTCTCAGCTGCCCAGAGCTCCCGAGCCTCGGCGGCAACCCCCGCACCGTGAAACGACTCTGCCGCAGATCCCGTTCGCCCTGATCGTCGCGGGCATCGTGTGGCCCGTCCCTCCTCGCGGCGCCACGGAGGTCCGGAACAGGCGAAGGCAGAGCCGGAACGGGCCCGTCTTGCCACCGGAAGCAGATCAGCACGTCGCCCGCGCGCTGAGTCTGTTTGTGGTCCTATCCGCAGTCCACAGCAGTGCATGCTGCGGGCTGGCCAGTGCGGCGGGGTTTGGTGCCGGTCTGGTGGTGGGTGGGGAGAACTGGAACGAGGACCCACACCGTTCACCTGGACCAAGACCGCCGACGTGTCGGCGCCGGGTGAAAGCTGGTTCTGGATCACTTTCCGTGCCAGAGCCAGGGAGGGTCACCGAAGCCGCGATCATGAACCCTCGTGACTGACGCGCTCCTCCAAGACCTCTGGTTCCACCGAACCGACGACGTCGTGCTCGACACCATCGCCATCCGAGACGAGCTGGTGACGGTCCAGGCCGCCGCGACGACGGTTCGGGCCGAGTGCCCGGCGTGTGGAACCGCCTCGACGCGGGTGCACAGCCGGTACGTGCGCCGTCTGGACGATACGGCGGCGGGCCAGCGGCGTGTGGTCATCGAATTACAGGTCCGACGATTCCGGTGATGCCAGCAAGCCTGCCCGCAGGCGACGTTCGCCGAGCAGGTGCCAGGTCTGACCTTCCGTCACGGGCGGCGGAGCCAGGGCCTGCAGACCGCTCTGCAGCAGGTGGCCCTGATGCTCGCGAG
This genomic window contains:
- a CDS encoding transposase family protein yields the protein MTDALLQDLWFHRTDDVVLDTIAIRDELVTVQAAATTVRAECPACGTASTRVHSRYVRRLDDTAAGQRRVVIELQVRRFR